GCCCGGGTCACCAGCTCCCGCAGGACGGTCATCCCTCCTTCGCCGAGGACATCCGCGTAGTCGAGCGGATCGATATCGGTGATGCCGTCACACTCGCCGAGCACACGGCCGACCAGCCAGCGGGCCAACTCCTCCGGGTCGGGGCGCGCCACACGGCACGCGTCGAGATGGACACCGCGTCGAGGTATCCGAGCCCGCGCTCGAAGGAGCGGCCGCCGGCCAGCGCTTTGAGGTTCGCCTCGGTGAGGCCGCGCCTACTTCTATCCACCCTGACCAGGTTACGTACGTGATGTGCCGTCAGCTCAGGGATGGGCAGGACACGAGCCCTAGGCGCAATTCAGCTTCCTCGTCTTGCCGCTCCCGCCAGAATCCATGCTTCGACCGCCTCGTACTGCTGGCGCTGTTCCTCCGCCTTCTGCCGCCCGGAGATCTTTGTCCCTGTCCAGCCGAGAGCGAAGCCCAGGGGTATGGAGACAAGGCCGGTGGTGGTGAACGGGAACCAGTTGAAGTCGGAGTGCGGGAAGGCGGAGAAGGGGGAACCGGAGACGAGGTTGGTGCCGGTCATGAGGACGAGGGTGGCGAGTGTGCCGCCGATCAGGGTCCACAGCAGACCCGTGCGGGTGTAGCGGCGCCAGAAGAGGCTGTAGACCAGTGCCGGTGCGAGTGCGGATGCACCGATGGAGGCCGACAGCAGAGCCAACGGCTGCAGATTGTGATGCTGGACGAGGGTGGCCAGCAGGATGGTGGGGGCGCCCACCGCCAGGGCGGAGACCCGGGCGATGGTCATCTCGCGGCGGGGAGTCGTATCACGGTGCGCGAGCAGGTCGTGCGCGAGGGTGTTGGCACAGGCCAGGATCATGCTGGCGACCGATGCGAGCAGGGTGAGGAAAAGCGCCGTTGTGACCATGGTGAACAGGAACGTTTCGGACGTCGAAACACTCGTTCCGAGCGCGGCCCGTGAGCCCAGCAGATACGCGGTCCTGCCCGTCGGGTCGGCACCGGCGATCGTCGTGCGCCCGATCAGCGCCGCTGCCCCGATGCTGACGACCGTGCAGATCAGCATGAACAGTGCGACGCACGACACAGCCCAGGACATCGACCGGCGCACCTGACGGGCACTGGTCGCGGTGTACATGCGCATGGTGACGTGCGGCAGGCAGGCGCCCCCGAGGATGACGGTGAGCTCCGAGCTGATCATGTCGAGCCGAGGGCTGGGGCCACCGGCGAACTGGAGACCGGAGTGCAGGAAGGCCGACCCCACGCCGCTGTGCGCTGCCGCGGCGGAGAACAGCTTGCCCAGGTCCCAGTCGAACTGCCGCAGAATCAGCGCGGCCACGACCGCGCCGGAGCCGAACAGCATCACGATCTTCAAGACCTGGATGAGGGCTGTGCCCTTCATACCACCGATCACCGCGTAAGTGATCATCAGTGCGCCGATCCCGACGATGCATCCGGTCTTCAGCGAGTCACTGGAAAAGCCAAGGATGAACGCCAGCAGATCACCGGTGCCGGCGAGCTGGATGAGCATCATCGGCAGCAGGGCCGCGATCGTCGCCACACACGCGGCGATGCGCACCTTGCGGCCGGGCATCCGCCGCGCAAGCACGTCGCCCATGGTGAACCGGCCCGCGTTGCGCAACGGTTCGGCCAGCAGGAACATCAGCAGCATGAGGGAGAGGGCGATGCTCAGTGCCAGGACGACGCCGTCGTACCCGTCGAGCGCGATCACCCCGCCTGTGGACAGGACCGTCGCCGCGGAAATGTAATCCCCGGCGATGGCAAGGCCGTTGCGCATCGGCGACAGCGACCCGTACCCGGTGTAGAACTCGTCGAGGTCGTCACCGTCAGGTCCTGTCATCACGCACAGCAGCAGGATGATCGTAGCGACCGCCGTGAATGCCACCAAAGACATTGCTTGCGTGGAACTGCTGAAGCCGCTCACCGAGCCGCTCCCCGCTTCACGTCCAGCTCGGCGTGCTTGCGAATGCGGTCCGCAATCGGGTCGACCCTGCGGCGCGCGGCGTGCTCGTAGAGCCCGACCGACAGGCAGGTGACGGGTACCTGGAGCAGCCCGAGAAGCAGCCCCGTGGACAGGCCGCCCGAGACAGTGCCCGTCATCAACGACGGCGCGAACGCGGACAGCACAAGAAAGAGCGTGAAGTACCCGAGCGCCGTGAACGTCGCCACGCGCCGCTGGGTGCGGTAGGCGCGGCGCAACACACGTAGGTCGCTGTGGTGACCGAGCCCCGTATCGGGCGACGTCGCCCCACTGTCGAACTCCTGATGCTGCTGCCACGCGTAGATGACATCGGAAGAGGCGAAATGAGGCGCGGGGCGGTACGGCGCTCCTGACCGGCGCGGCTGGTATGCGGGATAAGGGAACGGCTCTGGCATCCCGATTCTCCTCATGCGACTCATGGACCCATACGGGACCGAAGGGAAGCGGGGGGTGGGCGCACGCTACCCAGCAGGTATGGACCTGCGCCAGGCTCTGGCCAAACTGAACAGTTGGTATGCAGCAGATCGATGGCTGTATCAACTACTTCTGTTCGGCGCCGGGAATCATGGGCCCGTCGTACCGCGAGTTCCACCGACGAGACGAGGGCGGATCCGCGATCAAGGACGCGCGGCCGAGGAGCTCATCGAGCAAACCGGGCTCGGTGCGGCTTGCGGGGGTCAAGTCCTCCGCCGGGCCGCGCAAACACTGGCCTGACACCGCGAAGCGCTCGCGTCGGCACCCACGCGTCCGCCGGGTCCTCGCGACCGCACCGCCCCGGCCGCTCGGGGAGATCTTGGCGGAGGCGCGTGCGGACCCCGTTTCCCGAAATCGCCCGGCTCCGTGCGACGGACCCGCCGCCCCGCCCCGTAGAGCAGACGACATCAGCTCACAGCGAGGGGAGCGCGACGTGGCAGGGCACAGAGTCAGAGGCGCCAGGGGTACGGCGGTCGCGGCGGCGGCCATGGCGGCGCTGACCGCGTCACAGGCGCCGGGGGCGGTCCCGGCACGGGCTTCCGTACCCCCGCGGCAGGCGCCCGCCGAGCAGGGGCCGAGCGTGTCGGGCGACACGCGGTACCGCACCGACCTTCCGCTGCTGCGGACCCGGGAACGCGAGGGCGAGGCGTCGGTGGCGGGCGCCGCGCTGCCGGCGAGCGTGTTCGCCGCCTACCGGCACGCCGAGGCGGAACTCGCACGCGCCGCGCCCGGCTGCCGGCTGCGGTGGCAGTTGCTGGCCGCGATCGGCCAGGTCGAGTCCGGGCAGGCGCGCGGCGGTCGGGTGACGGCGGACGGTACGACCGTGGCGCCCATCCTCGGGCCGCGGCTGGACGGCGGCGCCTTCGCCGTCGTGCGGGACACCGACGGCGGCGCGTACGACGGGGACGCGGCCTACGACCGGGCGGTCGGACCGATGCAGTTCATCCCGTCGACCTGGGCCCGCTGGGGCACGGACGGCAATGGCGACGGGCGGGCCGACCCGGACAACGTCTTCGACGCGGCGCTCGCCGCCGGGCGCTACCTGTGTGCGGGCGGACGAGACCTCTCCGACCCGGCCGAGCTGGACCGGGCGGTCCTCGGCTACAACCACGCGGAGGCGTATCTGCGCACGGTCAGGGCCTGGTACACGTACTTCCTGGAAGGCTACCGGGTGGTGCCGGACAGCTCCGCGGAGTCCTCGGCGCACCCGGAGCCGTCGCGGCCGCCGTCCACGCCGAAGCCCTCACCGACACCGTCCGCCCGTCCGGGCGCCGCCCCCTCCCCGAAACCGTCCGCACGTCCCTCGCCGACCCCCGGCCCGTCCCGTCCGGCGGGCGGGGCCACTCCGACGGAGAAGCCCCAACTCCCCTCGCCCGGCACGGACATCGAACTGCCCGGCGACGACCTGCTGCCCAGCGGCGGTCCGCTGACCAGTAACAGCGGGGACTCGACGACCTCCGCCCCCTCCACAACCGCGACTACCGGGCGGTAATGTCACCACCCGCCGGACGGCACAGGACCGGCGGGTGAGCGCAAAGGGGCCCTCATGGCGACGCACATGCCGGACATGCCTGCGGAGATACAGGCGGCCCACGACCGTTGGCAGCGCATGTGGAGCCACCGCGAGCAACTGCTCAAGGTGGCCCGGCGCAGGTCGATGAGCCCGGAGGACGCCGAGGACGCGGTGCACGAGGCCATGCTGCGCGCCGCGGAGCGCCCCGACCTGGACGACGAGCGCCTCGGCGGCTGGCTGACGACCGTGACCATGCGGCTGTGCGTCGATCGGCATCGCCAGGTCAACCGTGAGGCCGAGGTACACCGCAGCCCGACGCTCGCCGCGCCGGGTCCGGTGCCCGTCGAGGAGGCGGTGTGCGACCGGGCCGAGGCCAAGTGGCTGGCCGTGCGGAGCGGGGAGCTGCCCGCGCGCCAGGCCGAGGCGCTCCGGCTGAAGTCCGACGGCCTCGACGTCGGACAGGTCGCCGTGCGCATGGGGCTGAGCTATCGCACCGTCGAGTCGCTGCTCGCCCGGGCCCGGCGCACGCTGCGCAACTCGCTGGCCGGAACGCTGGGCCTCGCCCTGTTCCTGTGGGGGCGCGGCAAGCTGCGCGCGGGCGGACACGCGCAGGCCGTGGCGGTGACCTCGACGGCCGCGACCCTGGTGGTGGCGGGGTTCGTGTTGCCGTACGTCCACGGCGGGGACAGCCAGGGCACGGCTCCCCGCCCCTCCGTGTCCCGCATGGCCCAGGTGACCAAGCAGACCGTCCGGCCCGACGGCGTCGGCCGGGTGGCCGCCCCGAACGCCCGTGATCTGTCGGCCGTCTCGGCGTCCCACGCGGCGACGCCGACGGTGCCGCCCGGCGATGGCGACCGGTCGTTGCTGCCTCTGTCGGTGCCACCGCTGCCGGACGCCTCGCTGTCACCCGTGCCGTCCGTCCCCGACGTCCCCGGCGTGTCCGACCTGCCGAGCGTGCCCGGCCTCCCCGATCTGCCGGCCACGTCCACGGTCCCGACGACGCCTCCGGCCCTCCCGGAGGCCTCCGCCACGTCCTCCGCCCCGGTCGACGTACCGACCCCGACCGCGCTGCCGTAGAACCGCCGGAAAGCTGCCGCAGAACCGCCGGGAAAAGGACTGCCGTAGAACCAGCGGAGAACGCGCGGCCGTCGAGCCGCCGGAAACCCGGCCGCAAGACCCCCGAAAAAAAACCGCCCCCGTCGCGACGGACGCCCGGCCCCTCCCCGTAGAGCAGATGTCGGAGCTGCTCCACGGCCGAAGGGTGGACCGGATGGGTGTCGAGATCTGTGTGGAAGGGCTGACCAAGTCCTTCGGTCACCAGGTCGTCTGGCAGGACGTCTCGCTGACGCTGCCCGCCGGGGAGGTCTCGGTCATGCTCGGCCCCTCGGGCACGGGCAAGTCGGTGTTCCTCAAGACGCTCGTCGGACTGCTGAAGCCGGACCGGGGTTCCGTGAAGGTCGCGGGCCGGGACGTCACCAGGCTGCGCGAGCACGAGCTGTACGAGGTGCGGAAGCTGTTCGGGGTGTTGTTCCAGGACGGCGCGCTGTTCGGCTCGATGAGCCTGTACGACAACATCGCTTTCCCGCTGCGCGAGCACACCCGCAAGTCCGAGAGCCAGATCCGGCGCATCGTGCTGGAGAAGATGGACATGGTCGGGCTGATCGGTTCGGAGGGGAAGCTGCCCGGCGAGATCTCCGGTGGGATGCGCAAACGGGCCGGGCTGGCACGTGCGTTGGTCCTCGATCCGGAGATCATCCTGTTCGACGAACCGGACTCGGGCCTCGACCCGGTGCGCGTCGCGTACCTCAACCAACTCATCGTCGACCTCAACGCGCAGATCAACGCGACGTTCCTGATCGTCACGCACGACATCGCCTCGGCCCGCCAGGTGCCGGACAACATCGGGCTGTTGTTCCGCCGTGAGCTGGTCATGTTCGGGCCCCGCGAGGAGCTGCTGACCAGCGATGAGCCCGTCGTACGGCAGTTTCTGAACGGCCGGATGCAGGGGCCGATCGGGATGGCGGAAGAGAAGGACGCCGCGCAGGTCGAGCAGGAGCTGGCGCGGCTCGGCGACGCGGACCGGAAACCCCGCCACGTCGGCAACGACATGACGCCGCGCCTGATGCCGGGCCCCGGCATCGCCCG
This portion of the Streptomyces mirabilis genome encodes:
- a CDS encoding ABC transporter ATP-binding protein, with the translated sequence MGVEICVEGLTKSFGHQVVWQDVSLTLPAGEVSVMLGPSGTGKSVFLKTLVGLLKPDRGSVKVAGRDVTRLREHELYEVRKLFGVLFQDGALFGSMSLYDNIAFPLREHTRKSESQIRRIVLEKMDMVGLIGSEGKLPGEISGGMRKRAGLARALVLDPEIILFDEPDSGLDPVRVAYLNQLIVDLNAQINATFLIVTHDIASARQVPDNIGLLFRRELVMFGPREELLTSDEPVVRQFLNGRMQGPIGMAEEKDAAQVEQELARLGDADRKPRHVGNDMTPRLMPGPGIARPPRWEAIARREAELHRKAVTGA
- a CDS encoding DUF485 domain-containing protein, with amino-acid sequence MPEPFPYPAYQPRRSGAPYRPAPHFASSDVIYAWQQHQEFDSGATSPDTGLGHHSDLRVLRRAYRTQRRVATFTALGYFTLFLVLSAFAPSLMTGTVSGGLSTGLLLGLLQVPVTCLSVGLYEHAARRRVDPIADRIRKHAELDVKRGAAR
- a CDS encoding cation acetate symporter, yielding MSLVAFTAVATIILLLCVMTGPDGDDLDEFYTGYGSLSPMRNGLAIAGDYISAATVLSTGGVIALDGYDGVVLALSIALSLMLLMFLLAEPLRNAGRFTMGDVLARRMPGRKVRIAACVATIAALLPMMLIQLAGTGDLLAFILGFSSDSLKTGCIVGIGALMITYAVIGGMKGTALIQVLKIVMLFGSGAVVAALILRQFDWDLGKLFSAAAAHSGVGSAFLHSGLQFAGGPSPRLDMISSELTVILGGACLPHVTMRMYTATSARQVRRSMSWAVSCVALFMLICTVVSIGAAALIGRTTIAGADPTGRTAYLLGSRAALGTSVSTSETFLFTMVTTALFLTLLASVASMILACANTLAHDLLAHRDTTPRREMTIARVSALAVGAPTILLATLVQHHNLQPLALLSASIGASALAPALVYSLFWRRYTRTGLLWTLIGGTLATLVLMTGTNLVSGSPFSAFPHSDFNWFPFTTTGLVSIPLGFALGWTGTKISGRQKAEEQRQQYEAVEAWILAGAARRGS
- a CDS encoding RNA polymerase sigma factor, which produces MATHMPDMPAEIQAAHDRWQRMWSHREQLLKVARRRSMSPEDAEDAVHEAMLRAAERPDLDDERLGGWLTTVTMRLCVDRHRQVNREAEVHRSPTLAAPGPVPVEEAVCDRAEAKWLAVRSGELPARQAEALRLKSDGLDVGQVAVRMGLSYRTVESLLARARRTLRNSLAGTLGLALFLWGRGKLRAGGHAQAVAVTSTAATLVVAGFVLPYVHGGDSQGTAPRPSVSRMAQVTKQTVRPDGVGRVAAPNARDLSAVSASHAATPTVPPGDGDRSLLPLSVPPLPDASLSPVPSVPDVPGVSDLPSVPGLPDLPATSTVPTTPPALPEASATSSAPVDVPTPTALP
- a CDS encoding lytic murein transglycosylase, with amino-acid sequence MAGHRVRGARGTAVAAAAMAALTASQAPGAVPARASVPPRQAPAEQGPSVSGDTRYRTDLPLLRTREREGEASVAGAALPASVFAAYRHAEAELARAAPGCRLRWQLLAAIGQVESGQARGGRVTADGTTVAPILGPRLDGGAFAVVRDTDGGAYDGDAAYDRAVGPMQFIPSTWARWGTDGNGDGRADPDNVFDAALAAGRYLCAGGRDLSDPAELDRAVLGYNHAEAYLRTVRAWYTYFLEGYRVVPDSSAESSAHPEPSRPPSTPKPSPTPSARPGAAPSPKPSARPSPTPGPSRPAGGATPTEKPQLPSPGTDIELPGDDLLPSGGPLTSNSGDSTTSAPSTTATTGR